The Peromyscus eremicus chromosome 2, PerEre_H2_v1, whole genome shotgun sequence genome includes the window CTAGCAATCCTACTGTTTGATACTTCCAATGGAAGTTAAATAAGAAtctcaaataaatatttgaaCTCTCATGTTATTTGTAgcgttattcataatagccaataTTTAGAAACAATCTAAGTATCTGCCAGCAGACAATTGTGACATATCTATGTAATCAAATGTTATttaatgacaaaaagaaaaaaatcggCCATTGAGAACATCCAAAAACAGaagctggaaaaaagaaagcatctttagcaAATGGTGCTTGGTAAAATGGATGTCAACttagagaaaatgaaattagATGCATATCTATCAATTTTCATGAAACTAATTCCAATGGGTCAAAGACATAGCCATAGTCATGGCTGCTCTATAAACAATAGGTAGGAAACAGAAATGACCTAAATATCCTATGGCCAACAAATGGATAATTAAAACACAATGCATATACATTCTGGAACACAAttcagctcttaaaaaaaaagtgaaatcaaaactttgcaggaaaatagatggaactagaaaagatcatattgagtgaggtgagccagacctagaaagacagtaacatgttctctctcatgagAAGCttctagctccaaatctttagaGATGAGTACAAAGCTTAgagtaactacagaaaccaggaaagtgaaACAGGACCATTGTAATAACAGAAGAGTTGGGGAGCCAAAGATGATAGAATAGCTAGATACAAGTGATTTGATCAAGAAAATGGACAGGACCTTTATGGACTGGAAGTGAGGTAAATACAGATGAAAGTGAGAGGAGGGTAAAGGGATATATATATCAGGATACAAATAATCTCATAGGATAAATGGGAAGGGAGGACTCTTTAAGCAGGGACAGAGGTAAATTCAGAATAAAATGGGAAGAGGATAAAGGGGAATAACTAGATTCAAGTGATCTGATAGGCGACATAGGAAATGGAGCCTCTTTAAGAAGGGAAGGGGGTAAatatagaagagagagaaggataaaataacaccaaggatgtctgaaaaagccatAAGGCATCATGTTATTAACTAtttacaaagaaaactataatatGTGTAATTCTGTATctaaatacacatatgtaaatcTAAAACAAGAATGTTTGGTCATGAGGTTATAAACATGCCCAGTTTAAACAGACACTTTCAAGTAGTTTCCAAAATGATGATAATAATTTATACTCTTGTCAGTAAACCATAAGAGCTCAAGTTGTTCTACAGCCTTGCTAACATCAGATATGCTTAGACATTAACTTTTTTGCTATTCTAATAATGCTGAACAAAAAAGTTAACTATAACAGACAGtttcagagaagctaggtaaaagggaagaccctaagagggacacatatggaagaccccaggaagggaaaatagttaagatctcctgagtaaactgggaggcTGGGTAGAAGGGAAAAGATGGAGGATGGGACCAGGAAGGACTGAGATGGTCTAGtggagagagggatggaaagggagaacaatgaaagagataccttggtATAAGCAACCATTAGGGTATTAGGGAGAAATCTGACGCTAggaaaatccccaggaatccacaagaatgacaccagctaagactcctagcaataatagagagagtgcctgaacttaccttcccctatgGTTAGATTAATGACTACCCTAgatgtcatcatagaacctacatcctataattgatgaaaacagatgcaatgatccacaaccaagcactgggccgagctcctaaacttcagttgaagagagggaggaggaatcacaggagcaagtgaggtcaagatcatgatggggaaaaccatacagatagctgacccaagctggggggagctcatggactctggcctgtcagctggggaacatgcatgagAACAAatgaggccctctgaatgtgggtgacagttctgtgactagatctgtttggggagaccctggcagtgggaccaggacttatcctggtaCATGAAATGgatttttggaacacattccctagcaGGGGATAACTTGctctcagccttgacacaggggggaggggcttggtcttgcctcaacttagtatgccagactgtGTTGACTGCCCAAGTGAGGCCTGACCCTCTCTGATGAATGGACTGGGGGTGGGATGGTGGGAggtgggaaagaggagggaaggggaaccagaatgtaaaatgaaaaaaaaaacttttttaaaataaataaataaaatttttaaataatgaataactaactaactaaatatacacatataattctGTATATAAGTACACAATATAGttttaatgaatttttcttaTCTGGGATAATAATACTCCAAAAGCCAAATGCCACCTAACAAAAACTCAATAGTATATATGAGAAGCCATCTTTTCAGTTATTGACCAGGATTATCTAATATACTCCAAAAACATACATAAACCCTATGTTGACCTTGGTTGCCCCCAGAAGTGGAGGTGAAGTCACTATAGATGAGGACACCGTGGAATTCAGACACAGGAACCAGAGATCCCAGAGCTGGAACCAATCTTAGTGCTTCCTCCATGAGGATTAGCTTTTATGGTGACAAAAGACACTATGCAAGCATCCAAAGGAAGAAGACAACCAACAACCCTTCCAAGCTATGAAGTCCATGAATTGTGACATTGACCAGCATGGCAGAATAACCATAAAAGTGCAGTAGTGGCATGTATACCTTAATGGTAACCAACAACTCTCTAGTCGGATGTAACATCTGCTCAACAAGAAACTACACCTAGTACTTGAAACCTAGCTAGCTGTTCAGTTCCAGTGAAGTCATGAATATTGGAAGAGAATCTACAATCACTACTTTAGTAAGCCAGCATAATCCGAAAAGAAGTTTAGATAGCTGTCCTTACACTCACAGAAAAATGTAATCTTTACCCTTATTTAAGGAgaattctctttgcaacagaaagaGGTTATTATAGAGaatacaaccaatcaaaatgcagagttgtggagctgAGTCCCAATGGctatatctacaaaacattcttGCACCTAAGGCTAAAGGATCATTGCATATTAGGgtggtggaaagattgtaagagccagaatatcaGAGAGTTTGCTCTGAGACTGTGTCTCATAGGAatttcagaagctacacccacaaaTTCTCACCAACATAACTGCCCAAAATTGAGATAAACAAGCATTAAACCATCAGGCATTCAAGAATGAACAGGGAAAAGCCTATGAGGTTTCAACCATATCAAATCAACTATAAGCAAATGAAAAATGATGGGaatgagagaaatagtcttcctcgaGGAGTatcacaccaattggttatccaatacaaaataatcacccctgaaaacatatatacaagtaacattttacagACTAAGCAGATCTtagtaggaatatatatatatgcaacaacaattaatcaaaaaggggccatgaattagagagaatataaaataaaataaaacaggtaaAGGAGAAATAGCCTCCACATTTCTGGGATTACACAGTGTGTGTTCCACTGTTCCttgcttctctttcattttcatgACTACCAAGTATCCTACTGCAGActgggttatttatttatctacaccTCAGCTGATGAACAGTTTGTTATTTCAAATGTTGACATTACAGTGATGATCTGACCGTTAGCCTTGTATATGAACTTTGTGTGGCCATACAACAGATTCCATCCAATTGTACCAGTGTAAAACAATAAGTATGCGCTGGCTGCTTCTCTGGCTCAAGGCCTCAGATAGAACTGTGATGCATCCCACTGCTGCCTAAGGCTAGGGTTTCATCTAGGTTTGAGTAGGGTTGGGGCAGCTTTCAAACTCAAGAGATGGTTGGGTTGTTGTGTTATTGAACTAAGAAGTCAGTTCGTTCCTTGCTGCTGACTGGAGAGTGTTCTCAGCTCCTCAACACAGGGACCCCAGCGCAGCTCACAGTATGGCAGCTGTTGTCCTGACAGTGAGATATGAGAAGGCAAGCAAGGCAAAAGGCAATCTTTGTAGAATTTAATCCTGGTAGTCAGCCCAGCTCCCTACAGTGGTGTTCATTTATAATCCTaccacccaggaggctgaggccagagggttGCTACAGAGCTGGAGGCTATCCTAGGTTACAGGGCAACTCCTTGTCTCAAATAGGTAGACACCTTCctgctcagcctggtgtttggtcTCCAAGACCTACATAGTAGAGGGAGAAAACCAACAccctaaagctgtcctctgatcgcCTCATGTGTAGCATGACTTATGAGTGCTCCCAAGTGCATGCTTGTGAACCCCTGTgtgggcaaacacacacacacacacacacacacacacacacactgctttataCACTGCTGTCCTGATGCTGGTAGGAGTCAAGGAAGAAGCTAGCAGGCAGGCATCAGACCCTTGTTAAAGCCACATGGGATTGATGGAGCGTGCTGTGTATTTTTGTAGCAGGCACTACTGTACACAGCATCAGCCCTCAGGCTGTGTGGCAGCTTGTCATTGTAGTCAAGGGCACCATGCCAAGGAGGCATTCCTTGAAGGAGTATAACATCTATGGCTGCTACTGTACCTTTGTCAGCTTGAACAACTGGGTGAAAGACAAGTGCTGCCAGTCTAGTGACAACTGCTATGCTCAGGTCTATGACCTGGAAAACTGTACATTACTCTTAGACAACCCCTACACCACCTCCTTCTCCTGCTCTTGGAATGAGATCACCTGCAGCGACAAAAACAAAGCCTGTAAGGACTTCATCTGCAACTGTGACTGCCAGGCCACCATCTGCTTCTCCATAGTTCCATACAAAAAGCAGTACAAAGACCTTAACCCCAAGAAACTATGTTAGACTTGTCACCTCAGTTGCTGGTACACCATCCCTGCCTGCCTGGTTGTGTTCACTACACACTGTGCCTTCTAATAAAGCACagattgaaagaaaaatagagagaaGCATTTCCCAAAGTAAGACTGGAAACCAAATAATACAGTCAACTTTATTGTTTGTGAAGGAAGTATAAATAGTTATCACAACAAAAGACACATCACCTAGAAAGGCAAAAATTATAGCCTTACAAGAATGAATATAGGCAAGAATATTGGTtaactgtatttttatatattgtgacTGCAAGTATAAAATTGAGCAATTTCTTTGGTGGAAAAGGtctggaaatttattttaaattgaaacaTGCAAATTATTGCATAACCCAGAAATTCTTTCAAAGATTTAGATTAGAATAATGAAAGCATATGCCACAGAAAGATTTGTAAAAAATGGTCATGCTGACTTTACTCATCATAGTTCAATATGGGAATCGTCCAGCTGTCCAAGAAAAGCGGAATAGGTAGATAAATACATTGAGTTCATTCATATGTGATATAATCCAATAATAAAAGATGATAAGATATTGATGTACACAGCAAATGAGAAAATTTGAAAAACATTATGCTTAGCGAATGGTGCTTTATACAAAAGTATATGTCATGTGACTTCATTTGCATAAAATTCTAGAACAGAGAAACAATCTATAGTTAGAAAATGTGAAGCAGCACTTGCTTTTGCACTTAGAGTAAAAACAGGGATTGACTAGGAAAGCCTTTGAAGGATGTTACTGGGCCAGTCCCAGCAAAATATTCTGTACTGGGGTAAAGGTGTGTGCACATTTGTCAGTGCACATCACCAAATACTATATGCTAAAATTGTTCATTCTTTTGTCTAAAAGAATTTAACCTGAAAGAGAAATTACAAGTAACCTTaagcaaatattaaaatgtaCTTAATAACATAAATGCAGAAGTACGTAAGGGCAGTATACATTGATGTCTGAATCTTACTTTGTCTCACTGACAGAGAAGTACTAGGAGATGAATAAGTGAATAACCATGTAATATGATAAGCATGGTAAAAATTACTTGGAGAATATAAGTAGTATTTGAATATTTATCATACAATTCTTTCACTTGAATGTTGGAAATTATAAAGCATACACTCGATGAAGATATTACAAATACAAATGAAGTCAGCCAAATATTATGTAAGAATAAATGCCCAATGCCATAGCCTAAGATAAACTCAGcgagattttattttgtttttcaacttaAAATATTAGATATATTTGTTACCATGCTTTAGTTAAAAGAGTCATCAAAAATGTATCAGACATTTTAATTGAACTTAATGGGATACTGTGATGactatttttttgtttccttgaaCATGTAGAGCACATGTTTTTATAGTTATAGGATGTATTCTTTTTTATGATGCTGAATGAGTCATCTTGCCTTTCACGATTGGAAATGAACAAATCTCTTGAGCCTTAAAACTTATTAATCATAAGTTGTTGTTTTGGACTGCAAAAGGTCATTAGCATCAATGGTAGGATGAAAGCTCAAGATGTCTGCACCCCAGCATAGCTCTCTTCTTATTCAGTACCCTAAAATTTTAGGTGTTAAGAGCTATACACAACTCTATATATGGCCCTTAATCATTAATGAGTATATCACTATTtcgtcttttaattaaaatataaaatttaaaacatactaTTGAATTTTGCTTCCATTCTTTTACATTGGGTCATTGTAAGTTACTTTCTTAATAAAATGGCTATTaatggtatatacacacatatcacagGTACATTTCCTACAATCAAGAGGATTTAATGAAGTTTTTGGGTTTATAGTGAAGGTATTAATGAGCACAAAGCAGAAATGCctacttactttttaaaacatgggAATCACACTAAAATAGAGTTATATATTCCCACAACTTATCAGGCAAGATACTCAGACAATGTCTTAAGATACAATGTAATTACATGTTCACATAACAAAGTACCTACTTGAAGACACCCTTAATATTCTGATAGGTCACCTGCCTTTAGACTGCAGGTCTTAATTACTTTCTATTGTGTAGGTGATAAATGAATATGGCATGAAGGTTAACAACTCTCTCAGCCCGCTTTCTCTGGTTTTTCTCTTCTGGGTTACTGAAAATCACACTAAGTGAAGAGAATTCCTGTGCATGAAGTCAGCCTTTGCTATGTTTCTAAGTGGTTGCCACTAGCAGATGGGTAGGTTCCTCTTTAGATATGGAACACTGTATTTTCATATCCCCCAATGTTtgatcaaaaataaatttaagacttACTAGAAGGTAGAAGAGGGAAAGGAGTTTGCATAATTGTCATTAACTTCATAAACTTTTGAAAAAATACTAccagaaacaaaatatttgaatatataccaggattttgaagattttattttcaggTTTCAGTGTATGGGAACTCACTTGGAGTTAAAATTTTCTGCCTGGTGTGGTAGTTCATTCTGTTAATCATAGCACTTTTTTTGCAGAGAaaag containing:
- the LOC131904818 gene encoding phospholipase A2-like; this encodes MPRRHSLKEYNIYGCYCTFVSLNNWVKDKCCQSSDNCYAQVYDLENCTLLLDNPYTTSFSCSWNEITCSDKNKACKDFICNCDCQATICFSIVPYKKQYKDLNPKKLC